TCTGCTGATCCTGCCCGGCGGCAAGGCGCCCGAAACCGTCCGTCACCATCCAAACGCGACCGCAGCGGCCAAGACGATGCTGCAGAACGGCAAGGTGGTGGCGGCAATCTGCCACGGGGCCCAGACCCTGATCTCGGCCAAGGTGCTCAAGGGCCGGACGGCCACCTGCTGGCAGGGCATTCGCGACGACATCAAGGCCGCTGGAGCCAAATACGTGGATGAAGAGGTCGTGGTCGACGACAACCTGATCACGAGCCGGTCG
The Phycisphaerae bacterium genome window above contains:
- a CDS encoding type 1 glutamine amidotransferase; the encoded protein is MKALILVADGVEDLEFFYPYYRLQEEGIEVDVAAPEAGTITGKHGYTFDVKLSMSAMKHDDYDLLILPGGKAPETVRHHPNATAAAKTMLQNGKVVAAICHGAQTLISAKVLKGRTATCWQGIRDDIKAAGAKYVDEEVVVDDNLITSRSPDDLPAFCREIFKQVQVASQ